The sequence GGCCGAACGCGTCATCGGCGACCCGGGGTGGACGCCGCTGGAAGCCGAGTTCGCGATGCACGCGCGGCTGAACGAGAAATCGCGCACCGACATGGCGGCGCGGCTGGACGGCATCATCGAAATGCTTGCCACGAGTTTCGAAGCCGCCGACGACATCGATATGAAATTGCCCGGACGCGAGGCCGCCACCACGATGCTCGCCCTGGGCATAGGCCTCGGGCTCATGCGGTCGATCGACCCGTCAATTCCCGTCAACGGGCTGGTCGACTGTCTCCGGCTGCTGGCCGGTCAATCCGTCTAGCCTGCGCCTGGTTTCTGGCATGCTGGGTGCCATGACTGAGCCGCAGTTCGGTGGCAACGAGGGATCTCCGCCTCCCCAACAACCGCAAAATCCGCCGCCGCCTCCTCCCGGCTATGCACCCCAGCCGCCGGGCTATCCGCCGCCGGGCCAGTACGGCCAGTACCCGCAGGCCTACACGGATCCGTCGGCGCCGTACGGTCGCCATCCGATGACCGGCGAGCCCCTGTCCGACAAGTCGAAAACCGTAGCCGGCCTGCTTCAACTCATCGGTTTGTTCGGCCTTGTCGGCATCGGACGCATCTACCTCGGTTACACCGGCCTCGGTATCGCGCAGCTGCTGGTCGGCCTTGTCACGTGCGGTATCGGGGCGGTGGTGTGGGGCATCATCGACGCCGTGCTGATCTTCACCGACAAAGTGCGTGATCCGGAGGGACGTCCCCTTCGTGAGGGCACCTAGCGCGACCGCCAGCCGCGCCCGGCGCTACGGCGCACTCGGTACGGGCGCGCTGCTCGGCGGCGCCGTCGCGTACGTCGGCCTGGCCGATCCGCACAATCCCGACTTCGTCTTTCCCGCATGCCCGTTCAAGCTTTTGACGGGCTGGAACTGCCCGGCGTGCGGCGGACTCCGGATGACCCACGACCTGCTGCACGGAGATGTCGCAGCCGCCGCCGTCGACAACATCTTCCTGCTCATCGGGTTGCCGGCGTTGCTGGCATGGGTCGTGCTGCGGTGGCGGATCGGGAGGCCGATGTTTCCGGCGCAGGCGATCGCCGTCATCGCGGTGCTCGCAGTCGCGTGGACTGTGGCGCGGAACATGCCCGGCTTCCCGCTGATCCCGACGATTCTCGACGGGTAGCAACGAGCTGCGCTCATATGGGTTCAGTTTCGGGCGCCCTTCCGCTGGCCGTCGTGACGGACACCAATCGGGACTATGCTCAGAAGTCGTGACTAGACGCGGAAAGATCGTCTGCACTCTCGGCCCGGCGACGAGTGAGGACCACGTGGTCAGGGCTCTCGTCGAGGCCGGAATGGACGTCGCCCGGCTCAACTTCAGCCATGGTGAGTACGCCGACCACGAGGCTCACTACAAGCGGGTGCGCGCGGCGTCGGACACCACCGGGCGTGCGGTCGGAATCCTCGCTGACCTGCAGGGCCCCAAGATTCGTCTCGGACGGTTCGCCGCAGGCCCCACCTATTGGGCGAACGGCGAGACCGTTCGTATCACCGTCGACGACTGCGAGGGCACCCACGACCGAGTCTCGACCACCTACAAGAATCTCGCCAAGGACGCTTCGCCGGGGGATCGGCTGCTCGTGGACGACGGCAACGTCGGCCTGATCGTCGAGCACGTGGACGGCAACGACGTGGTGTGTTCGGTCACCGAGGGTGGTCCCGTCAGCAACAACAAGGGACTCTCGATGCCGGGCATGAACGTGTCGGTGCCCGCCCTGTCGGAGAAGGACATCGAAGACCTCGAGTTCGCGCTCCGGCTCGGAGTGGACCTCGTCGCGTTGTCGTTCGTGCGGTCGCCCGCCGACGCCGAACTGGTGCACGAGGTGATGGACCGCGTGGGTCGACGGGTACCGGTGATCGCCAAGTTGGAGAAGCCCGAGGCGGTCGACAATCTGGAAGCCATCGTGCTGGCTTTCGACGCGATCATGGTCGCGCGCGGCGATCTCGGGGTCGAGCTGCCGTTGGAAGAGGTGCCGCTGGTACAGAAGCGCTCCATCCAAATGGCAAGGGAGAACGCGAAACCCGTCATCGTCGCCACCCAGATGCTGGAGTCGATGATCGAGCACTCACGGCCGACGCGTGCGGAGGCCTCCGACGTGGCCAACGCCGTGCTCGACGGGGCGGACGCGGTGATGCTGTCCGGCGAAACGTCGGTGGGCAAGTATCCGCTCGAGGCGGTCAAGACGATGGCCCGCATCATTTCGGCGGTCGAGCAGAACTCGGTCGTCGTTCCGCCGCTGACGCACGTGCCGAGAACCAAGCGTGGCGTCATCTCCTATGCCGCCCGCGACATCGGCGAACGGCTCGACGCCAAGGCGCTGGTCGCCTACACGCAGTCGGGCGACACCGTCCGTAGGCTGGCGCGGCTGCACACCCCGCTGCCTCTTCTGGCTTTCACCTCGCTGCCCGAGGTGCGGAGCCAACTGGCGCTGAGCTGGGGTACCGAGACGTTCATCGTGCCGCACATCGATACCACCGACGGGATGATCCGTCAGGTCGACAAATCCCTTCTCGAGCTCGGTCGATACAAGCGCGGCGACCTGGTGGTGATCATCGCTGGCGCTCCGCCGGGCACAGTAGGCTCGACCAACCTGATCCATGTGCACCGGATCGGGGAGGACGACGTTTAGCTAGAAGGAGCCGCAGTGCCGCTTGGAGATTTCGAAGAGCTGCTCGCGGTACTGGAACTCAATCGGATCGACGACGACACCTTCGTCGGGCGCCACCCCAGCAAGAACCCGCCGCGCACTTTCGGCGGTCAGATGATGGCGCAGGCCTTCGTGGCGGCCGCCCGCAGCCTGCCCCGCGAGCTTCCGCCCGGGTCGATCTCTGCGCATTTCATCACCGGCGGTGACCCGACCAAGGATCTGGAGTTTCGCGTCGTCCGGCTGCGTGGCGAGCGCCGCTTCGCCAACCGTCGCGTCGATGTCATGCAAGGCGACGATCTGTTGACCACGGCGATGGTGTCGTTCGTCGACGGCGGGCGCGGGCTCGAGCACGCGACCGGAATGCCGTATGTGCCAGAGCCGTTGTCGCTGCCGAAGATTGACGATCTGCTCGTCGGCTACGAGGAGACGGTGCCGCACTTCGTCGAGGCGCTGAGGCCCATTGAGTGGCGTTACACCAACGACCCGGCGTGGGTGATGCGCGACAAGGGTGAGCGACTGGACCACAATCGGGTCTGGCTCAAGGCCGACGGCCCGATGCCCGACGATCCGGTGTTGCACAGTGCCGCGCTCGTGTACTCGTCTGACACCACGGTCCTCGACTCGATCATCACCACTCATGGCCTGTCGTGGGGTTACGACCGCATCTTCGCTGCCACCGTCAATCACTCGGTGTGGTTCCACCGTCCGATCCGGTTCGACGAATGGGTGCTGTACTCGACGA is a genomic window of Mycobacterium sp. ITM-2016-00318 containing:
- a CDS encoding DUF2752 domain-containing protein, with the protein product MRAPSATASRARRYGALGTGALLGGAVAYVGLADPHNPDFVFPACPFKLLTGWNCPACGGLRMTHDLLHGDVAAAAVDNIFLLIGLPALLAWVVLRWRIGRPMFPAQAIAVIAVLAVAWTVARNMPGFPLIPTILDG
- a CDS encoding TetR/AcrR family transcriptional regulator, producing MARMTRAERQAQTRTQLIATARQMFFTDGYHPTSLEKVADAAGYSKGAVYSNFRNKDELCAAVLDGIRDERLTDAIGLFTQPDRFEALRDWAERVIGDPGWTPLEAEFAMHARLNEKSRTDMAARLDGIIEMLATSFEAADDIDMKLPGREAATTMLALGIGLGLMRSIDPSIPVNGLVDCLRLLAGQSV
- the pyk gene encoding pyruvate kinase, with product MTRRGKIVCTLGPATSEDHVVRALVEAGMDVARLNFSHGEYADHEAHYKRVRAASDTTGRAVGILADLQGPKIRLGRFAAGPTYWANGETVRITVDDCEGTHDRVSTTYKNLAKDASPGDRLLVDDGNVGLIVEHVDGNDVVCSVTEGGPVSNNKGLSMPGMNVSVPALSEKDIEDLEFALRLGVDLVALSFVRSPADAELVHEVMDRVGRRVPVIAKLEKPEAVDNLEAIVLAFDAIMVARGDLGVELPLEEVPLVQKRSIQMARENAKPVIVATQMLESMIEHSRPTRAEASDVANAVLDGADAVMLSGETSVGKYPLEAVKTMARIISAVEQNSVVVPPLTHVPRTKRGVISYAARDIGERLDAKALVAYTQSGDTVRRLARLHTPLPLLAFTSLPEVRSQLALSWGTETFIVPHIDTTDGMIRQVDKSLLELGRYKRGDLVVIIAGAPPGTVGSTNLIHVHRIGEDDV
- a CDS encoding acyl-CoA thioesterase II; its protein translation is MPLGDFEELLAVLELNRIDDDTFVGRHPSKNPPRTFGGQMMAQAFVAAARSLPRELPPGSISAHFITGGDPTKDLEFRVVRLRGERRFANRRVDVMQGDDLLTTAMVSFVDGGRGLEHATGMPYVPEPLSLPKIDDLLVGYEETVPHFVEALRPIEWRYTNDPAWVMRDKGERLDHNRVWLKADGPMPDDPVLHSAALVYSSDTTVLDSIITTHGLSWGYDRIFAATVNHSVWFHRPIRFDEWVLYSTTSPVAADSRGLGTGHFFDQSGLMVATVVQEGIIKYFPDAKR
- a CDS encoding TM2 domain-containing protein, with protein sequence MTEPQFGGNEGSPPPQQPQNPPPPPPGYAPQPPGYPPPGQYGQYPQAYTDPSAPYGRHPMTGEPLSDKSKTVAGLLQLIGLFGLVGIGRIYLGYTGLGIAQLLVGLVTCGIGAVVWGIIDAVLIFTDKVRDPEGRPLREGT